A stretch of the Xiphias gladius isolate SHS-SW01 ecotype Sanya breed wild chromosome 19, ASM1685928v1, whole genome shotgun sequence genome encodes the following:
- the adra2b gene encoding alpha-2B adrenergic receptor, which produces MASGLDSSCSMELSGWNSSVSSSGASVPCNQSVLKLAPYSPEATAAFATAITLMVVFTIVGNIMVIIAVLTSRSLRGPQNLFLVSLAAADILVATLIIPFSLANELLGYWYFKSLWCEIYLALDVLFCTSSIVHLCAISLDRYLSISRVTYGRQRTPRRIKAAIVVVWLISAIISFPPLLSLNKSEAGDLGTERGPQCQLNDERWYILYSTIGSFFAPCLIMILVYVRIYQIAKQRTRCPPGEPRKDGVGCATPSQPPRHVQANGKDDEESTPPSSNKTSNARPPTLAITPSPSPGESQTSHNPTSNNLLQPPSPSPAMTPVTATLDTSPRGPSTPSSLPQSAPAKTKKGKKGKQQRGKKADNNNGDSSSTESDMEHSHGGGRGSTSMPGSPAGGGIHSPASVKRYRDLIATSKGARLVPGRKSKTENNPGAARRKAMVNREKRFTFVLAVVIGVFVVCWFPFFFSYSLQAVCPETCAIPDPLFKFFFWIGYCNSSLNPVIYTIFNKDFRKAFKKILCRSTKGTFF; this is translated from the coding sequence ATGGCCTCGGGTCTGGACAGCAGCTGCTCCATGGAGCTGAGCGGCTGGAACAGCAGTGTGAGCAGCTCCGGAGCCTCCGTCCCCTGCAACCAGAGCGTCCTGAAGCTCGCCCCTTACTCCCCTGAAGCCACGGCGGCCTTCGCCACCGCCATAACCCTGATGGTCGTCTTCACCATCGTGGGGAACATCATGGTCATCATCGCCGTCCTCACCAGCCGGTCGCTCCGAGGTCCGCAGAATCTGTTCTTAGTGTCACTGGCTGCTGCGGACATATTAGTGGCCACTCTCATCATCCCCTTTTCTCTGGCCAATGAACTTCTCGGCTACTGGTACTTCAAGTCTCTGTGGTGTGAGATCTACTTGGCGCTGGATGTGTTGTTCTGCACCTCTTCCATCGTGCACCTCTGCGCCATCTCACTGGACCGCTACCTGTCAATTTCCCGGGTCACTTACGGGCGTCAGCGGACTCCCAGGCGCATCAAAGCCGCTATTGTGGTGGTGTGGCTCATCTCTGCCAtcatctccttccctcccctgCTCTCGTTGAACAAAAGCGAGGCAGGGGACctggggacagagagaggaccACAGTGCCAGCTAAATGATGAACGCTGGTACATCCTTTACTCCACCATCGGCTCCTTCTTCGCCCCATGCCTCATCATGATCCTGGTCTACGTAAGAATCTACCAAATAGCCAAACAGAGAACACGATGCCCACCGGGAGAGCCCAGGAAGGACGGGGTTGGCTGTGCCACACCGAGCCAGCCTCCACGACATGTGCAGGCCAATGGGAAGGATGATGAAGAGAGCACACCCCCGTCATCCAACAAAACCTCCAATGCCAGACCCCCCACCCTTGCCATCACCCCTTCTCCATCCCCAGGAGAGTCTCAAACCTCCCACAATCCCACATCAAATAATCTCCTTCAACCCCCATCACCTTCTCCAGCCATGACCCCCGTTACAGCCACCCTTGATACCTCTCCTCGTGGCCCCTCGaccccctcctctctgcctcagtCTGCCCCCGCCAAGACTAAAAAGGGGAAGAAGGGcaagcagcagagagggaaaaaagcagaCAATAACAATGGCGACAGCTCAAGCACAGAGAGCGATATGGAGCACAGCCATGGAGGAGGCCGAGGCAGCACCAGCATGCCCGGGTCACCTGCAGGAGGGGGGATCCACTCCCCGGCCTCAGTCAAGCGCTACCGGGACTTGATCGCCACTTCAAAGGGGGCTCGGCTGGTGCCAGGGAGGAAGTCAAAAACAGAGAACAACCCTGGAGCAGCGAGGCGTAAAGCCATGGTCAACAGAGAGAAACGTTTCACCTTTGTTCTGGCAGTGGTCATTGGTGTCTTTGTGGTGTGCTGGTTCCCATTCTTCTTCTCCTACTCTCTGCAGGCAGTGTGCCCGGAGACCTGCGCCATCCCCGATCCACTCTTTAAGTTTTTCTTCTGGATCGGTTACTGCAACTCTTCGCTCAACCCAGTCATATACACCATCTTCAACAAAGACTTCAGAAAGGCCTTCAAAAAGATACTGTGCAGAAGCACCAAGGGTACTTTCTTTTAG